The Lacrimispora xylanolytica genome has a segment encoding these proteins:
- a CDS encoding AAA family ATPase, with protein MYIKEVLFRWPKEESCTYYEEIEALKNTDQLVLNDSVTFFVGENGAGKSTLLEAIAIAYGFNPEGGSLDHNFSSRNTHSSLYKQLLLSKSFQHAKDGFFLRAESFYNFATEIDDIYEGIIPSLHEESHGESFLSMVQDRFGGKGLYILDEPEAALSPQRQLTLLCEINRLVKSKSQFIIATHSPILLAFPDALIYSFDGSSVLPISYEETEAYQITKLFIENKDYFLGKLLD; from the coding sequence ATGTATATAAAAGAAGTCCTCTTTCGATGGCCCAAGGAAGAATCCTGTACCTATTATGAGGAGATTGAAGCACTTAAAAATACCGACCAATTGGTTCTTAATGATTCAGTGACATTTTTTGTAGGGGAGAATGGAGCCGGAAAATCTACTCTGCTGGAAGCAATTGCAATCGCCTATGGATTTAATCCGGAAGGAGGGAGCTTAGACCATAACTTTTCTTCAAGAAATACTCATTCCTCTTTGTATAAGCAATTACTTCTCTCAAAAAGCTTCCAGCATGCAAAGGATGGTTTCTTTTTAAGAGCAGAAAGTTTTTATAATTTTGCAACGGAAATTGATGATATATATGAGGGCATCATACCGTCATTACATGAAGAGTCTCATGGAGAAAGCTTTCTATCCATGGTTCAAGACAGATTTGGTGGAAAGGGGCTTTATATTCTCGATGAGCCGGAAGCCGCACTATCTCCTCAAAGGCAATTGACATTACTTTGCGAAATCAACCGACTGGTCAAAAGTAAGTCACAGTTCATCATAGCTACCCATTCTCCCATTCTGCTGGCATTTCCCGATGCATTAATCTACTCTTTTGATGGTTCATCGGTTCTTCCCATTTCTTACGAGGAGACAGAAGCCTACCAGATAACCAAATTATTTATAGAAAATAAAGATTACTTTTTAGGCAAATTATTGGATTAA